A region from the Musa acuminata AAA Group cultivar baxijiao chromosome BXJ1-10, Cavendish_Baxijiao_AAA, whole genome shotgun sequence genome encodes:
- the LOC135594633 gene encoding protein DWARF 53-LIKE-like, whose amino-acid sequence MPTPVSNARACLAAEAAAALDGAVSVALRRAHAQTTSLHVVYALLLSSSSSYPSPAAGRGADGGSHAPCSILLGDALSRARSSVYSPRLQFKALELCFGVALNRLPSSSSNRQAVEEGGGGDEPPVSNSLMAAIKRSQAIQRRNPETLYLYQQQQTPGGGGASSFSGVKVELQQLLLAILDDPVVSRAFGDAGFCSTDIKLAILGPPPPILRFPRAARSSPLFLSNFSAGDGFETVLTSRELVFPFPTATAQLCSDGGGENCRRIGEILARKSSGRNPMLVGVGAGEAARDFAQVVERQNWAVLPPELHGIKLVSIEKEVAELSTGGCDQLAVGIRLEEMGKKAESPGAILNIGDLKRAVEGCAECNDKESCLVSEVTRLLEVHHGRLWVMGWSATYETYMKFLSKHPMLDKDWGLQLLPITSVRTGMGRSLTRPSSLMESFVPLGGFFPTAYESKGIFSSVYSSVFRYDDCNDKCEQEVSLTLSVDGQQNANLPFWLHKANMVSLNDGSYAAKAKDDQIVLNAKIMDLQKKWNDNSQCLHHGCQTTNTDDCAAVACTTNPSYISNMERACSWNGENPDDDQRPRGHGIPYPISVGTQKIIMAGKRISLPSVLEPENEDLSLKLQVRPSKGEQLQREFFQSHQGDEHASPSSVTSVMTDLVLGTLHEPLCNEENFVWQEQKDHLEDLSGCLPSMSADMIRKFGPDVAVESSSDEKSTHPLVLTHSFSQVSNDCASAYNKSSLISSNTRHKFDLSNYKPLCSSLINKVCQQEEAAIAATQAIVHCKTGERRRGASLRGDVWLSFRGPDKIGKKRVAMALAETIYGIKENFVCIDLSYQDCVAHPRSICNQQDAIGNGLQCRGKMNADHIAIELSKKLGSVVFLENVDKADLLVQNSLSQAIRTGKFPDSHGRELGINDAIFILTSSGTQGQNFSRRKDHSSFSEENILAASCWQMKIFLEPSPETAKLSFASTQKPRNNQVYEHSVFVRKRKLDISDDLMSAKRAQTTSNVFLDLNLPVEDVEGHKDHSKSENSAAWMEDFLGLVDATVDFKPIDFDAFADSILKDINKIFLSNFGSDCVLEIEQKAMEEILAAAWSSEDRGALNNWFEQVLVRSLTELRCRYNLSSTHNILRLVACKDTFAQEHAPGVLLPSRIIID is encoded by the exons ATGCCGACGCCGGTTAGTAACGCGCGCGCGTGCCTCGCTGCCGAGGCGGCTGCGGCACTCGACGGCGCCGTGTCGGTCGCCCTCCGCCGCGCCCACGCCCAGACCACGTCCCTCCACGTCGTCTACGctctcctcctctcttcctcctcctcctacccCTCCCCCGCAGCCGGAAGAGGCGCGGATGGAGGCTCGCATGCGCCGTGTTCGATCCTCCTTGGTGACGCGCTCTCACGAGCCCGGAGCTCCGTATATTCGCCCAGGCTACAGTTCAAGGCGCTTGAGCTCTGCTTCGGAGTGGCTCTCAACCGGCTGCCGTCGTCGTCGAGCAACAGGCAGGCGGTGGAGGAGGGTGGCGGCGGTGATGAACCGCCGGTTTCGAACTCGCTGATGGCGGCGATCAAGCGGTCGCAGGCGATCCAGCGGCGGAATCCGGAGACGTTGTACCTGTACCAGCAGCAGCAGACCCCCGGCGGCGGTGGCGCATCGTCGTTCTCCGGGGTGAAGGTGGAACTCCAGCAGCTGTTGCTCGCGATCTTGGATGACCCCGTGGTCAGCCGGGCGTTTGGCGACGCCGGATTCTGCAGCACGGACATCAAGCTCGCCATTCTCGGCCCCCCGCCGCCCATCCTCCGCTTTCCCCGCGCCGCCCGATCTTCCCCGCTCTTCCTGTCCAATTTCTCGGCCGGGGATGGATTCGAGACAGTACTCACCTCCCGAGAGCTCGTTTTCCCCTTCCCCACGGCCACCGCGCAGCTCTGCTCCGACGGCGGCGGTGAGAATTGCCGGAGGATAGGGGAGATCCTTGCTCGGAAGAGCAGCGGACGGAATCCGATGCTGGTCGGAGTTGGCGCCGGCGAGGCAGCTCGAGACTTCGCCCAAGTAGTCGAGCGGCAGAATTGGGCGGTTTTGCCGCCAGAGCTACATGGAATAAAGCTTGTTAGCATCGAGAAGGAGGTGGCCGAGCTCAGTACTGGCGGCTGTGATCAGCTGGCGGTTGGCATTCGGCTGGAGGAGATGGGGAAGAAAGCAGAGTCACCAGGTGCCATCTTGAACATTGGGGACTTGAAGAGGGCAGTGGAAGGCTGTGCTGAATGCAATGATAAGGAAAGCTGTTTGGTTTCAGAGGTTACCAGATTGTTGGAGGTCCACCATGGGAGATTGTGGGTGATGGGATGGTCGGCGACGTACGAGACATACATGAAGTTCTTGTCCAAGCATCCAATGCTGGATAAAGATTGGGGTTTGCAGTTGTTGCCAATCACTTCAGTGAGGACTGGAATGGGTAGATCACTTACCAGACCTTCAAG CTTGATGGAGTCATTTGTTCCACTAGGAGGATTTTTCCCTACAGCATATGAGTCAAAGGGCATATTTAGCAGTGTGTATTCATCAGTGTTCCGCTATGACGATTGCAATGACAAGTGCGAGCAAGAAGTTTCTCTTACTCTTTCAGTTGATGGTCAGCAAAATGCAAACTTGCCTTTTTGGCTGCACAAAGCCAATATGGTTAGCCTGAATGATGGATCCTATGCAGCAAAG gctaaagatgatcaaatagtttTGAATGCTAAGATTATGGATTTGCAAAAGAAATGGAATGATAACAGCCAATGCCTCCATCATGGTTGTCAGACAACAAACACAGACGATTGTGCTGCTGTTGCTTGCACTACGAATCCATCATATATTTCTAACATGGAGAGGGCCTGCAGTTGGAATGGTGAAAATCCTGATGATGATCAAAGGCCAAGAGGGCATGGAATTCCATATCCTATTTCAGTAGGTACACAGAAGATCATCATGGCTGGTAAGAGGATCTCCTTGCCTTCGGTTTTGGAACCAGAAAATGAGGACCTATCATTGAAACTTCAGGTCAGACCTTCCAAAGGTGAACAGCTTCAAAGGGAGTTCTTCCAATCTCACCAGGGCGATGAACATGCTTCACCTTCCTCTGTTACATCTGTCATGACAGATTTGGTTTTGGGAACTCTTCATGAGCCGCTTTGCAATGAGGAAAATTTTGTTTGGCAAGAGCAAAAAGATCATTTGGAGGATTTGTCTGGTTGTTTGCCATCAATGAGTGCTGATATGATTAGAAAATTTGGCCCAGATGTTGCTGTTGAATCATCTTCAGACGAAAAGAGTACCCATCCACTTGTTCTGACCcactcattttcacaggtttcaAATGATTGTGCCTCTGCCTACAATAAAAGCTCACTCATCTCGTCCAATACAAGGCACAAGTTTGATTTGAGTAACTATAAACCATTATGTTCAAGTCTCATCAACAAAGTTTGCCAACAAGAAGAAGCAGCTATTGCTGCTACTCAAGCTATAGTCCATTGTAAAACTGGTGAAAGACGTCGTGGTGCAAGCCTGAGAGGAGATGTTTGGCTCAGTTTTCGCGGCCCAGACAAGATTGGAAAGAAGAGAGTAGCAATGGCTCTTGCAGAAACAATATATGGGATCAAAGAAAACTTTGTATGCATTGATCTAAGTTACCAGGATTGTGTTGCTCATCCCAGGAGCATCTGTAACCAACAGGATGCCATCGGAAATGGTTTACAATGTAGAGGAAAAATGAATGCGGACCATATTGCTATAGAGCTAAGCAAGAAACTAGGATCTGTTGTATTCCTTGAAAATGTGGATAAAGCTGACTTGCTTGTTCAGAACAGTTTATCCCAAGCTATTCGTACCGGTAAATTTCCTGACTCCCATGGAAGGGAATTGGGCATAAACGATGCCATATTTATCCTGACTTCATCAGGAACTCAAGGCCAAAACTTTTCTCGGAGGAAAGATCACAGTAGTTTTTCCGAGGAGAATATTCTGGCAGCTTCATGTTGGCAGATGAAGATTTTCTTAGAACCATCTCCAGAAACTGCTAAGCTCTCATTTGCTTCAACTCAAAAACCCAGGAATAATCAAGTATATGAACACTCTGTTTTTGTAAGAAAGCGCAAGCTGGATATTTCTGATGATTTGATGTCTGCAAAACGGGCACAAACAACCTCAAATGTGTTCTTAGACTTGAATCTGCCTGTAGAAGACGTTGAAGGTCACAAAGATCACTCTAAATCAGAAAATTCGGCGGCATGGATGGAAGACTTCCTCGGCCTAGTCGATGCAACAGTGGACTTCAAGCCTATTGATTTCGATGCCTTTGCTGATAGTATTTTGAAAGATATAAACAAGATCTTTCTTAGTAATTTTGGTTCTGATTGTGTGTTGGAGATTGAACAAAAGGCAATGGAGGAGATACTTGCAGCAGCATGGTCATCAGAAGATAGGGGAGCTCTAAATAACTGGTTCGAGCAGGTTCTTGTCAGGAGTCTCACTGAGTTGAGATGCAGGTACAACCTCTCATCAACTCACAACATTCTTAGACTTGTTGCTTGCAAGGATACATTTGCTCAGGAGCATGCACCTGGAGTTCTCCTTCCTTCAAGAATCATCATCGACTGA